In the genome of Raphanus sativus cultivar WK10039 chromosome 4, ASM80110v3, whole genome shotgun sequence, one region contains:
- the LOC108855498 gene encoding phytyl ester synthase 2, chloroplastic-like isoform X2 codes for MKGTLVLGSNSGLSCVSSPSRETFRNAGFFCWKQSSASKYRLTAIRLESSTTTNGGIKRRWMNQDKKVVEKSPYANVEEERPDPRKSLLHFLEEVRGFVGGEGPPRWFSPLESAAQAQGSPLLLFIPGIDGTGLGLIRQHKKLGELFDIWCLHIPARDRTSAKDLVKLIEKTLKSENCLFPDRPIYLVGESVGACLALEVAGRNPNIDLALILANPATHVNNLLSQPLSRMLNVLPDEIPTLLEDIFGFKQGGPLTEMLEAFSNEFAVHQIGGMMLRDLFAVSANLHSLSRIFSKDTLLWKLEMLKSAISSAKSKIYAVRAESLILLSGRDNWLLNMEDINRLSRTLPNCIVRKFNDTGPFLLLEDDVDLVTILKCTCFFRRGRSHDYISDYIMPTPFELLIYATSPVMLSTLENGKIVRSLEGLPSVGPVLYVGYHMIMGFELPPMIAQLLKERNIHLRGLTHPIVFMNKWIVHDILDPQIFDKYKITGGAPVSHANIYKLLRLKCHVLLYPGGVREALHRKGEEYKLFWPEQPEFVRVASKFGATIVPFGVVGEDDICKIVLDSYDQRNIPILNDLIERATKEAGNLRKGNESELGNQDFYIPGLVPKVPGRFYYYFGKPIETAGKEQELRDKEKAQELYLQVKSQVEQCIAYLKMKRESDPYRNLLPRMLYQASHGFSSEIPTFDL; via the exons ATGAAAGGTACATTAGTACTTGGCTCCAACTCCGGTCTCTCTTGTGTATCGTCTCCCTCAAGAGAAACATTCCGCAACGCTGGTTTCTTCTGTTGGAAACAAAGCTCTGCCTCGAAGTATAGACTCACGGCTATCAGACTTGAATCATCGACTACGACTAATGGAGGTATAAAACGAAGATGGATGAATCAGGATAAAAAGGTGGTTGAGAAGAGTCCGTATGCGAATGTAGAAGAGGAGCGGCCTGACCCTCGGAAGAGTTTGTTACACTTTTTGGAAGAAGTGAGAGGTTTTGTCGGAGGCGAAGGTCCACCTCGTTGGTTCTCTCCGCTGGAGAGTGCCGCTCAAGCTCAAGGCTCTCCTCTCCTCCTTTTTATACCCG GTATAGATGGAACTGGACTAGGTCTTATTCGCCAACACAAGAAACTTGGAGA GCTATTTGATATATGGTGCCTTCATATTCCAGCCAGGGATCGTACTTCCGCTAAAG ACTTGGTGAAGCTTATTGAGAAGACACTTAAGTCAGAGAACTGCCTTTTTCCAGACAGACCTATATATTTAGTTGGAGAATCTGTTGGAGCTTGTCTTGCGTTAGAAGTCGCAGGCAGGAATCCTAACATCGATCTTGCTCTCATTTTGGCTAATCCAG CCACACATGTCAACAACCTCTTGTCGCAGCCTCTATCAAGAATGCTTAATGTGCTACCAGATGAGATCCCCACACTGTTGGAAGACATATTTGGTTTTAAGCAAG GCGGTCCATTGACTGAAATGTTAGAAGCATTTTCAAATGAATTTGCTGTCCATCAAATCGGTGGAATGATGCTAAGAGATCTGTTTGCAGTTTCAGCTAATCTCCAT AGTTTAAGTAGGATCTTCTCGAAGGACACACTTCTTTGGAAGCTGGAAATGCTCAAGTCTGCTATTTCATCTGCCAAGTCTAAAATATACGCGGTCAGAGCTGAATCACTGATACTCTTGAG TGGACGTGATAATTGGCTGCTGAACATGGAGGATATCAACAGGTTGTCGCGCACATTGCCAAACTGCATTGTCCGTAAGTTCAACGACACTGGACCATTTCTCCTTTTG GAGGATGATGTAGATCTTGTTACTATCCTCAAGTGTACTTGTTTCTTTCGCCGTGGGAGGTCTCATGATTACATTTCAGATTACATTATGCCTACCCCATTTGA ATTACTAATATATGCTACTTCCCCTGTAATGCTGTCAACTCTTGAAAACGGTAAGATTGTAAGGAGCCTCGAAGGGTTACCTTCAGTAGGACCTGTTCTGTACGTTGGCTATCACATGATAATGGGATTTGAGTTACCTCCAATGATAGCTCAACTCCTGAAAGAAAGGAACATTCACTTGCGTGGGTTGACGCATCCGATTGTTTTTATGAACAAGTGGATAGTACACGACATACTCGACCCGCAGATATTTGACAAATATAAGATAACGGGTGGAGCTCCTGTCTCTCATGCCAATATCTACAAGTTACTGCGTTTAAAGTGTCATGTGCTTTTGTATCCTGGTGGTGTCCGTGAAGCTCTCCATAGAAAG GGTGAAGAGTACAAGTTGTTCTGGCCAGAGCAACCTGAGTTTGTGAGAGTTGCATCTAAATTTGGAGCCACAATCGTACCTTTTGGCGTTGTTGGAGAAGACGACATCTGCAAG ATTGTTCTGGACTCCTATGATCAAAGGAACATACCGATCCTGAATGATTTAATTGAAAGGGCAACAAAGGAAGCTGGCAACCTAAG GAAAGGCAACGAGAGCGAATTGGGAAACCAAGATTTTTATATACCAGGACTTGTACCTAAGGTTCCAGGGAGGTTCTATTATTACTTTGGAAAACCAATAGAAACCGCAG GTAAGGAACAAGAGCTAAGAGACAAAGAAAAAGCCCAAGAGCTTTACTTGCAAGTCAAGTCTCAGGTAGAACAATGCATTGCCtatttgaaaatgaaaagagaGAGTGATCCCTACAGAAACTTGCTTCCAAGGATGTTGTATCAGGCTTCACATGGTTTTTCTTCTGAAATTCCAACGTTTGATCTTTGA
- the LOC108855501 gene encoding S-protein homolog 17-like, protein MKNLSVFLCVVSFCMISHVYGSIRISNELKFKKKLSVSCYSKDNRMKTEILEPGARYEKYFNTNIFGTTRFMCTLRQGPNYRHIQSFTAFKQVSPSDNGALWDWRARENGIYLKVWAGKHQQGGAYMHKAFDWIY, encoded by the coding sequence atgaaaaatctgtCAGTCTTTCTATGTGTGGTTAGCTTCTGCATGATTAGCCATGTATACGGCAGCATCAGGATTTCCAACGAACTCAAATTCAAGAAAAAACTCTCTGTAAGCTGTTACTCGAAAGACAACCGAATGAAGACAGAGATATTAGAACCAGGAGCACGATATGAAAAATACTTCAACACCAACATTTTCGGGACAACGCGTTTCATGTGTACGTTGAGACAAGGGCCTAACTATAGGCACATTCAGAGCTTCACAGCATTCAAACAGGTAAGTCCCAGTGATAATGGAGCCTTGTGGGATTGGAGAGCCAGAGAAAATGGTATTTATTTAAAAGTGTGGGCGGGTAAACATCAACAAGGTGGGGCCTATATGCATAAGGCGTTTGATTGGATTTACTAA
- the LOC108855498 gene encoding phytyl ester synthase 2, chloroplastic-like isoform X1: MKGTLVLGSNSGLSCVSSPSRETFRNAGFFCWKQSSASKYRLTAIRLESSTTTNGGIKRRWMNQDKKVVEKSPYANVEEERPDPRKSLLHFLEEVRGFVGGEGPPRWFSPLESAAQAQGSPLLLFIPGIDGTGLGLIRQHKKLGELFDIWCLHIPARDRTSAKDLVKLIEKTLKSENCLFPDRPIYLVGESVGACLALEVAGRNPNIDLALILANPATHVNNLLSQPLSRMLNVLPDEIPTLLEDIFGFKQGGPLTEMLEAFSNEFAVHQIGGMMLRDLFAVSANLHSLSRIFSKDTLLWKLEMLKSAISSAKSKIYAVRAESLILLSGRDNWLLNMEDINRLSRTLPNCIVRKFNDTGPFLLLEDDVDLVTILKCTCFFRRGRSHDYISDYIMPTPFELRKQLEEHKLLIYATSPVMLSTLENGKIVRSLEGLPSVGPVLYVGYHMIMGFELPPMIAQLLKERNIHLRGLTHPIVFMNKWIVHDILDPQIFDKYKITGGAPVSHANIYKLLRLKCHVLLYPGGVREALHRKGEEYKLFWPEQPEFVRVASKFGATIVPFGVVGEDDICKIVLDSYDQRNIPILNDLIERATKEAGNLRKGNESELGNQDFYIPGLVPKVPGRFYYYFGKPIETAGKEQELRDKEKAQELYLQVKSQVEQCIAYLKMKRESDPYRNLLPRMLYQASHGFSSEIPTFDL; this comes from the exons ATGAAAGGTACATTAGTACTTGGCTCCAACTCCGGTCTCTCTTGTGTATCGTCTCCCTCAAGAGAAACATTCCGCAACGCTGGTTTCTTCTGTTGGAAACAAAGCTCTGCCTCGAAGTATAGACTCACGGCTATCAGACTTGAATCATCGACTACGACTAATGGAGGTATAAAACGAAGATGGATGAATCAGGATAAAAAGGTGGTTGAGAAGAGTCCGTATGCGAATGTAGAAGAGGAGCGGCCTGACCCTCGGAAGAGTTTGTTACACTTTTTGGAAGAAGTGAGAGGTTTTGTCGGAGGCGAAGGTCCACCTCGTTGGTTCTCTCCGCTGGAGAGTGCCGCTCAAGCTCAAGGCTCTCCTCTCCTCCTTTTTATACCCG GTATAGATGGAACTGGACTAGGTCTTATTCGCCAACACAAGAAACTTGGAGA GCTATTTGATATATGGTGCCTTCATATTCCAGCCAGGGATCGTACTTCCGCTAAAG ACTTGGTGAAGCTTATTGAGAAGACACTTAAGTCAGAGAACTGCCTTTTTCCAGACAGACCTATATATTTAGTTGGAGAATCTGTTGGAGCTTGTCTTGCGTTAGAAGTCGCAGGCAGGAATCCTAACATCGATCTTGCTCTCATTTTGGCTAATCCAG CCACACATGTCAACAACCTCTTGTCGCAGCCTCTATCAAGAATGCTTAATGTGCTACCAGATGAGATCCCCACACTGTTGGAAGACATATTTGGTTTTAAGCAAG GCGGTCCATTGACTGAAATGTTAGAAGCATTTTCAAATGAATTTGCTGTCCATCAAATCGGTGGAATGATGCTAAGAGATCTGTTTGCAGTTTCAGCTAATCTCCAT AGTTTAAGTAGGATCTTCTCGAAGGACACACTTCTTTGGAAGCTGGAAATGCTCAAGTCTGCTATTTCATCTGCCAAGTCTAAAATATACGCGGTCAGAGCTGAATCACTGATACTCTTGAG TGGACGTGATAATTGGCTGCTGAACATGGAGGATATCAACAGGTTGTCGCGCACATTGCCAAACTGCATTGTCCGTAAGTTCAACGACACTGGACCATTTCTCCTTTTG GAGGATGATGTAGATCTTGTTACTATCCTCAAGTGTACTTGTTTCTTTCGCCGTGGGAGGTCTCATGATTACATTTCAGATTACATTATGCCTACCCCATTTGAGTTAAGAAAACAACTAGAGGAACACAA ATTACTAATATATGCTACTTCCCCTGTAATGCTGTCAACTCTTGAAAACGGTAAGATTGTAAGGAGCCTCGAAGGGTTACCTTCAGTAGGACCTGTTCTGTACGTTGGCTATCACATGATAATGGGATTTGAGTTACCTCCAATGATAGCTCAACTCCTGAAAGAAAGGAACATTCACTTGCGTGGGTTGACGCATCCGATTGTTTTTATGAACAAGTGGATAGTACACGACATACTCGACCCGCAGATATTTGACAAATATAAGATAACGGGTGGAGCTCCTGTCTCTCATGCCAATATCTACAAGTTACTGCGTTTAAAGTGTCATGTGCTTTTGTATCCTGGTGGTGTCCGTGAAGCTCTCCATAGAAAG GGTGAAGAGTACAAGTTGTTCTGGCCAGAGCAACCTGAGTTTGTGAGAGTTGCATCTAAATTTGGAGCCACAATCGTACCTTTTGGCGTTGTTGGAGAAGACGACATCTGCAAG ATTGTTCTGGACTCCTATGATCAAAGGAACATACCGATCCTGAATGATTTAATTGAAAGGGCAACAAAGGAAGCTGGCAACCTAAG GAAAGGCAACGAGAGCGAATTGGGAAACCAAGATTTTTATATACCAGGACTTGTACCTAAGGTTCCAGGGAGGTTCTATTATTACTTTGGAAAACCAATAGAAACCGCAG GTAAGGAACAAGAGCTAAGAGACAAAGAAAAAGCCCAAGAGCTTTACTTGCAAGTCAAGTCTCAGGTAGAACAATGCATTGCCtatttgaaaatgaaaagagaGAGTGATCCCTACAGAAACTTGCTTCCAAGGATGTTGTATCAGGCTTCACATGGTTTTTCTTCTGAAATTCCAACGTTTGATCTTTGA